A window of Helicobacter pylori genomic DNA:
GATTTGAGCGTTTTATTGAAAGAAAAAAACATTCAAGTGCTGGTGGTGGGCAAGCCTAGTGAAAATTATGCGGATACGAATATTCGCGTTGAGCATTTTATCAAGCTTGTCGATTTTAAGGGCGAAATCGTTTTTATTAATGAAGATAGTTCTAGTATAGAAGCTTGTGAAAATTTAGAGCATTTGGGCAGGAAAAATAAGCGGCTCGCTATCAAAGATGGCCGGTTAGACTCTTTGAGCGCTTGCAGGATTTTGGAGCGCTATTGCCAGCAGGTTTTAAAAAAACATTAG
This region includes:
- the ruvX gene encoding Holliday junction resolvase RuvX, yielding MILACDVGLKRIGIAMLFNGIILPLEAILRHNRNQASRDLSVLLKEKNIQVLVVGKPSENYADTNIRVEHFIKLVDFKGEIVFINEDSSSIEACENLEHLGRKNKRLAIKDGRLDSLSACRILERYCQQVLKKH